In bacterium, the genomic window CGCGCGTGACGTGCGGCAGAAATCCGTTGCCCGTCCCGATATCCAGCCAGCGCTTCGGCTGATGCTTAACGACGTGTTCATGCGCAAAGCGAAAGCGCCCGCGCAACTGATACGTATGCGCGCGCGCTTCGAGACGGTCGTCCCACGATTGCGAATTAAGAGTCTTGAGATCGGGCACGGTCTATTTAAACACAATATCCCAGTTGTACGGAATCTTCGGATCGTCGTGCGCAGCTCGGTGTTCGTCGGGATTCTGATAGTCATAAAGCTGGTCGGGGCAATTCACCACGACGCTCTCGTGCTCGCTGATGCACTTCCAGCCGTGATAAACGCCCGGCGGAATCACGATCAGCATCGGATTGTACTCGCCCACGAAAAACTCGTTGACTTCGCCCTTCGTCGGCGAATCGTCCCGCGCGTCGAACAGCACGACCTTGACCATGCCCTTGACGCACGTCATTTGATCGGACTGCTTCTTATGAAAGTGCCACGCCTTGACCACGCCGGGGTAGTTGGTGGTCATGTACACCTGCGCGATGGTCAGATAGTCGGGATCATCGCATCGCAAAATTTCCATCAAGCGGCCCCGTTCGTCGGGCATCAGCCGCAATTTCTTCGTAACAACGCCTTGAATCATGTGTCAGTTTCGGAAGTTAGGGTTTCTGCAGAATGAAAATGTTCTCGTTGCGCCAACTGCGTTGTTCCACAACGCGCAGCGGCAGCGTTTCGGACAGCCGGGCGATGAACGCGGCAAAGTCCGCGCACGTCCAGCAGTGAAAGTGGATTGAGTAGTCGGCGGCTTCAAGCTCGGCGGCGAATCTCTCGGCGTCCGTGCCCGACCGGTCCTGCACAAGCGTCGCCCACTCCATATAGTGCTGCAGGCGTGAATGCTGCGGCCCATCCTGATGATCGGCGAGCAGATGCTCCCACGTCGTGGGCGTGCGTTTGTGGTCGAAGGTCTTCGTCAGCTCGGGCACGGCCAGGTAGATGACGCCGCCGCGTTTGAGTTTCGCGCAGAACGTCTTCAGCGTCCCGATCGGGTCCTGCGTGTGCTCGATGACATGATTGGCGATCAGGAAATCAAGCGCTTCATCGCGCACGCAGGCCATGGTTTCGCCATCGGCCACGAACGACACGTGCAAAGGGCGTCCGGCGTGCTCCGGGTAGTGTTCCAGAAGCTGACTCGGAGTCATGCGGTCGAGATAATACGCACGCGCGCCGCGCGGCAGAAACAGCGGCAGATCCAGCGCGCCGACTTCCACTCCGACTCCCCGCAAGTGCCGTAACGCGATCTGATAGCGCAAACTCACCAAACGTCGCGCCGCACGCTCGAACTCAGGGTGGGAGCGCGCCACACGTTTCAGCAGAGCGATCATCCGCGCAAATAGTCCTTCAACCCTTGTTCCCACGTCGGCATGTCGTTGCCCAGCGCAAGATCATAGAGCATCGCGGAAAGCTGCGAATTCTTGGGGCGCGGTGCGGGACGGGGAAAATCGGCGGTCGTGCACGGCAGAATCGGCGTGGTGACGCCGCGCAATTCCAGCGCCTTTTTCGCCAAGTCGTACCACGTCGTGACGCCGCGATTCGTGATGTGGTACGTTCCGAAGGCGCCGCTCTCTGACAAGCGCAGCAGTTCCGGCACGAGATCCGTGACAAACGTCGGCGATCCAAATTGATCATTGACGACGCGCAGCTCATCGCGCTCGCGCGCCAGCTTCAAAATGGTCTCGATGAAGTTCGGTCCGTGCTTGCCGATCAGCCACGAAACGCGCACGATGTAGTGCCATTGCGAGAGTTGCCGCACGAAACACTCGCCGGCATACTTCGACTTGCCATAGACACTCTGCGGGTTCGCGGCGTCCCATTCGTCGTATGCGCCCTCTTTCGTGCCGTCAAAAATGTAGTCGGTCGAAATGTATAGCATCGGCACGCCGAGCGACTCGGCGGCCAGCGCGACATTTTGCGTGCCGATGGCGTTCACGCGCATGGCGGTCGCGATTTCCGTTTCGCACTGATCCACCTTGGTGAAGGCGGCGCAATGAAAAATGAACTCGGGATCCGCTTCGCCGATCAGACCGAGTAGACGCTCGCGGCTGGTGATATCGCCGTCGGGCAGATCTACGCCGACGACTTCATCCCCCTGATCTTCGCAGGCCAGCGACAGTTCGCTGCCCAGCATGCCGAGGTTTCCAGTGATAAGAACTTTGCGCATTCTGTATTTCCCCCCGCAACATGCGGGGGAATAAAGGGGGGTTGTTTAGCGAGATCGAAACCGTTAAGCGTTACGCGCTAGCGGCAATGGGTCCAGCGTTCACGCTGGTTAGTCGAGAGAGTAACTTGCTTTGACGACCGCCGTGATATCTTTTTCTTTCGACGACGTGTCGTAGTAGCCGTAGTCGGATACGTCGGTGGAGTTGCGCGGTGTGACTTGAAAAACGCCCATCTTGGCGTCGCGCAATTCACCGAGTTTGCTGTCGGACGATTCAGCCATCACGCGGGCGCGTTCGGTGGCGTCTTTCATCGCTTCACCGAGCATCTCGATCCGTAGATCGGCGAGCTTGGTGTAAAGGTACTGCGCGCCCCAGCCGGTGAACGGCACGCCTTCGCTGATCAACTGATCGGATTTCTTGATCAGCTCTTCGATGGCATCCACGCGCGGCGAGCGAATTTCAAACGTCTGATTGACACGATAACCGAGGATGCGGCCCGTGAAGTAGCCGCTCTGGTTGTATTCCTGAATCTGCTCGCTGGAGACGGGCTTCATCGTGACTTCGGCGCCCGGCACGCTGTTGTCGGCGAAGAACTTTTGCACGCGCGCGGCATGCACCTGCACAGCCTTGTAGGCGTCCTGCTGCGTGTTCTCTTGCGCGGTGACATTGCCCGACCACACGATCAAGTCCGCCACGATGGGCCGCTTGGCCGAACCGGTGACGGAGATCATATCTCCGGCCTTGCGCATCTCGACCATCTTGATGCCCAAGATAAATGCCGCAGCCACAATCGCAATCGCGATAAAAAACAGGCCGCCGTTGGTATCGTTTTTTTCAGACATGGTTAGCGGGAGCTATAGGTACGAGTGTTAGTTTTGCGTCGCCGCGGCGCGGGCGGGCCCGGCACTTCAGCCATGCGCTTTTTCGCTTCAGCCTGAGTGGGCACTTCAAGGCGCATGATGACGGCGCTCGAAGTGGTCTTTGGAATCTTCAATCCGTCTTCACGCGTGCCGTCAATGTGAAGCTGCATCGCTTCCATCATGTTTTGCTCGACTTCGGCGCGGGTCTTGCCGGTAGAACCCACTCCAGGCAAGTCAGGGCAATAGGCCGAGAAGTTGCTTTGGCCACTTTCAATGACGATCAGAAAGTTCTGGTATTTCATTTCAACCCCGCTTGTTCAAGGATACTTCCGTAGGTTTTCGGGTGAAGCACATCGTTTTCATGCCCCGGAATCGTGACGCGTCCTGATTTGGTTGGATGCTTGTACTGACGATGACTGCCCACGAATTTCACAAGCCGCCAACCGTCATTCTCCACAATCTTGATTGCGTCACGGACGCGGAAACGCGGCGGCATGTCCTAAAACCAAAACTCCTTCAATTCCGGCTTAACCTGCTCCGCAACGAGTCTCGACGCGCGATACAGTGACGGGAACGTCCCCGCATCCGTCCACCAGCCGTCGATGGTCGAAGAGGTCAGCGTGCCTTCGCGCAAGTAGGCGTTGTTGACGTCGGTGATTTCCAGTTCGCCGCGCGCGGAGGGCTTCAGCGTCGAGATGATTTCATAGACGTGCGCATCGTACATGTACACGCCAATCACGGCGAGGTTGGACTTCGGCGCGCGCGGTTTTTCTTCGATGGACAGCACATTGCCGTTGTCGGCCACTTCGGCGACGCCAAAACGATGCGGGTCGTGGACCTCCTTCAGGAGAATCTTCGCGCCCTTGCCCTGCGCCTTGAACTGATCCACATGCGCCTTGATGGGATTCTCGAGAATGTTGTCGCCGAGAATCACACAGATCGCGTCATCGCCCGTGAATTCACGCGCGAGCCGGAGTGCATCGGCAATTCCGCCT contains:
- a CDS encoding dTDP-4-dehydrorhamnose 3,5-epimerase family protein; this translates as MIQGVVTKKLRLMPDERGRLMEILRCDDPDYLTIAQVYMTTNYPGVVKAWHFHKKQSDQMTCVKGMVKVVLFDARDDSPTKGEVNEFFVGEYNPMLIVIPPGVYHGWKCISEHESVVVNCPDQLYDYQNPDEHRAAHDDPKIPYNWDIVFK
- a CDS encoding methyltransferase domain-containing protein, with the protein product MIALLKRVARSHPEFERAARRLVSLRYQIALRHLRGVGVEVGALDLPLFLPRGARAYYLDRMTPSQLLEHYPEHAGRPLHVSFVADGETMACVRDEALDFLIANHVIEHTQDPIGTLKTFCAKLKRGGVIYLAVPELTKTFDHKRTPTTWEHLLADHQDGPQHSRLQHYMEWATLVQDRSGTDAERFAAELEAADYSIHFHCWTCADFAAFIARLSETLPLRVVEQRSWRNENIFILQKP
- the rfbD gene encoding dTDP-4-dehydrorhamnose reductase, whose translation is MRKVLITGNLGMLGSELSLACEDQGDEVVGVDLPDGDITSRERLLGLIGEADPEFIFHCAAFTKVDQCETEIATAMRVNAIGTQNVALAAESLGVPMLYISTDYIFDGTKEGAYDEWDAANPQSVYGKSKYAGECFVRQLSQWHYIVRVSWLIGKHGPNFIETILKLARERDELRVVNDQFGSPTFVTDLVPELLRLSESGAFGTYHITNRGVTTWYDLAKKALELRGVTTPILPCTTADFPRPAPRPKNSQLSAMLYDLALGNDMPTWEQGLKDYLRG
- a CDS encoding SIMPL domain-containing protein — translated: MSEKNDTNGGLFFIAIAIVAAAFILGIKMVEMRKAGDMISVTGSAKRPIVADLIVWSGNVTAQENTQQDAYKAVQVHAARVQKFFADNSVPGAEVTMKPVSSEQIQEYNQSGYFTGRILGYRVNQTFEIRSPRVDAIEELIKKSDQLISEGVPFTGWGAQYLYTKLADLRIEMLGEAMKDATERARVMAESSDSKLGELRDAKMGVFQVTPRNSTDVSDYGYYDTSSKEKDITAVVKASYSLD
- a CDS encoding type II toxin-antitoxin system HicB family antitoxin yields the protein MKYQNFLIVIESGQSNFSAYCPDLPGVGSTGKTRAEVEQNMMEAMQLHIDGTREDGLKIPKTTSSAVIMRLEVPTQAEAKKRMAEVPGPPAPRRRKTNTRTYSSR
- a CDS encoding type II toxin-antitoxin system HicA family toxin; translation: MPPRFRVRDAIKIVENDGWRLVKFVGSHRQYKHPTKSGRVTIPGHENDVLHPKTYGSILEQAGLK
- a CDS encoding NTP transferase domain-containing protein, which encodes MKGVILAGGLGTRMLPLTKITNKHLLPVYDRPMIYFPIQTLVDAGITEIVVVTGGQYAGDFLNLLGNGKAFGLKRINYAYQEGEGGIADALRLAREFTGDDAICVILGDNILENPIKAHVDQFKAQGKGAKILLKEVHDPHRFGVAEVADNGNVLSIEEKPRAPKSNLAVIGVYMYDAHVYEIISTLKPSARGELEITDVNNAYLREGTLTSSTIDGWWTDAGTFPSLYRASRLVAEQVKPELKEFWF